TCACAATGCGGGGCAGCCCTTCGTACCATTCCGATGGAAAGACCAGACAGGTAGCCCCCTGCAAAAGGGTATAGACTTCTGCCAGCGATCGGGGACCCAACCACTCGATCGCTGGATTTTGGGCTGCGGCTGCCATCACCTGCGGGGCCAGGGGACCTTCCCCCACCACTTTCAACGGTAAGTGGTGGCCGAGTTGATTCCAGGCTGTTAGCAGCGTACCAATGCCCTTTTCAGGGGACAGCCGACCGACGAAGAGGGCATAATGCCCTCCTCCCTGGCCCAGACCGGGATCGGGATAGACGAAGTTGGGTTTCACCACAATTTTGTCTGCAGGCAGGCCCGCCTGGATGAACTTACGCCGGGTAAATTCGGTCAGGGTGATGTAGCGATCGACCTGATGGGTCCAGGTTCCTAAAGCTCGGTGGGTTGCCAGCATGGTGGCCACAACCCCTGAAGCCATCCGACCCCGGTAACACCCATGAACAAGACTGGGCCAGGGGAACCATTTGCCCATACAGTCTTCACAAACCTGGCCTGCCCGAAAAAAATAGGCATTGGCACACATCAGGCGGTAGTTGTGCAGGGTCAACACCACGGGAACACCCACAGCCTGGGCAGCATAAAAAACGGCTGGAGAGATCAGGGGGAAAAAATTATGCACATGCACCACGTCAAAAGTTTGTTCGGTTAAACGTTGTTTTAAGACTTGATAGGAGTGCTTGGACCAGACCGTGTTTAGGGCTACATCCAATTGCCCCAGGGTTGTGATGCGATCGTTGTGGTCGTCGTAAGTTTCTACCTGATGCCCTTTTTCCCGCAGCAAGGTCGCCTCCGCTTCCCGACAGACATCTTCCCCACCGCCAATTTGATACCGGTTATGAACACTTAAGATCCGCATCTAAACTCCAAATTCACTCAGAGGGATGGACTGGCCAAGGGTCGTTTAAAGAAGTAGTGAAGTTATGAAAGGTTCATGGGAGGGGATTTACGGGTGCCTTAGAATATCGGCAGACTGGTCTAAATCTTAATGAAACCTGATCCTTTGCCTCTGGTCTCCGAGGTGAGGGCCAATCAGCAACCGCTGAAACTGATGGAATTTCTGTTGCTGCTGTCTCATACAGTTTTACTGATACATTCCTGATACAGCGTATCGTATGGGTCCGAGTTGCAGGGGCAGACCCTGCTATTCTCACCAATATAGGTTCAATTTGCTTGAAGTCATGGACCATCCCTGGTCTACTTACTGGAAGTGTAGTCGTCGATGAAATTCTTCTCAAAATTTCTATACGTCTTCCCCTCAAAGGGGACCATTCTCATCCCCTGGTTTCTGGCTTTTGTGTTTTCTTCATTTCTGGAAGTTGTCGGGATTGGCATCATTGGCCCCTTTATTGGTTTGGCCAGCAATCCTGCCCTGATCCATCAACAATCCTGGTTGGATCAAATTTATAAAACATTAGAGTTTCGCCAGGAAAGCCACTTTATTGCCTTTACGGGTTTGCTGGTGGTTGTCCTCTTCTGTGTCAAAGCATTCCTGTGCTGGTACGTTCAATCGCGCATCTTCCGGTTCAGTTACCAGCAAAAGGAGAAACTGGTCGAGCGCCTGATGCATGGCTATATGAATGCGCCCTATGTGGTCTACATCGGCAAGAATAGCTCCCAGGTAATCCAGAATGTGATTGGGTTGACCCGAGCGTTTTCAGACTC
The sequence above is drawn from the Leptolyngbya sp. 'hensonii' genome and encodes:
- a CDS encoding glycosyltransferase family 4 protein; this translates as MRILSVHNRYQIGGGEDVCREAEATLLREKGHQVETYDDHNDRITTLGQLDVALNTVWSKHSYQVLKQRLTEQTFDVVHVHNFFPLISPAVFYAAQAVGVPVVLTLHNYRLMCANAYFFRAGQVCEDCMGKWFPWPSLVHGCYRGRMASGVVATMLATHRALGTWTHQVDRYITLTEFTRRKFIQAGLPADKIVVKPNFVYPDPGLGQGGGHYALFVGRLSPEKGIGTLLTAWNQLGHHLPLKVVGEGPLAPQVMAAAAQNPAIEWLGPRSLAEVYTLLQGATCLVFPSEWYEGLPRIVIEAFAAGAPVVASNLGAMSTLIQPHQTGLHFQPRDATDLVTQIQFLLEHPALSQHIRQQARIAFEATYSAESNYQQLMDIYTHLS